Proteins co-encoded in one Brassica oleracea var. oleracea cultivar TO1000 chromosome C4, BOL, whole genome shotgun sequence genomic window:
- the LOC106339560 gene encoding eukaryotic translation initiation factor 3 subunit J-like has translation MDDWEAEDFQPTPAKVELKSNWDDEDVDENDIKDSWEEEDDDEPTPAAVVKPAPKKAAAAKVVEKKVKSVEEPSKEEPFDPIADKLRMQRLVEEADYQATAELFGAKTEAKSVDIFIPKSESDFLEYAEMISRKLVPYEKSFHYIGLLKAVIRLSVANMKAADVKEVGSSISAIGNEKLKAEKDAAAGKKKTGKKKQLHVDKPDDDLVSGPYGAMDDDDFM, from the exons ATGGATGATTGGG AAGCTGAAGACTTTCAACCAACTCCTGCTAAAGTTGAACTGAAAAGTAACTGGGATGATGAGGATGTTGATGAGAATGACATCAAGGACTCTTGGGAGGAAGAGGATGATGATGAGCCTACTCCG GCAGCTGTAGTAAAGCCTGCTCCAAAGAAAGCAGCAGCAGCAAAAGTTGTTGAAAAGAAGGTTAAATCTGTTGAAGAACCATCAAAGGAAGAACCTTTTGATCCAATTGCTGACAAACTCCGCATGCAGAG GCTAGTGGAGGAAGCTGATTACCAGGCAACTGCTGAACTCTTTGGAGCAAAGACTGAAGCAAAAAGCGTTGATATTTTCATTCCCAAGTCTGAAAGCGATTTCTTGGAATATGCTGAGATGATATCTCGTAAACTTGTACCTTATGAG AAAAGCTTTCACTATATTGGCCTACTCAAAGCAGTTATAAGACTTTCTGTGGCCAATATGAAAGCAGCTGATGTTAAAGAAGTTGGTTCCTCCATTTCGGCAATAGGAAACGAAAAACTCAAGGCAGAGAAAGATGCTGCTGCCGGCAAAAAAAAGACAG GTAAGAAGAAACAGCTGCATGTGGATAAACCTGATGATGATCTTGTTTCGGGTCCTTATGGCGCCATGGACGACGATGATTTCATGTAA
- the LOC106337142 gene encoding mediator-associated protein 1-like translates to MSGKLLKKLEDPPIASSSSEEEDDEDAVANSSSEEEEETDSETEAEPVAKPLAKPPADSRKVETSSKPETKKKRSSEADEGEEAKRVKRVSGEDDHKKSKGEETKKSCFQRVWTEEDEIAVLQGIIDYKNETGSSPYDDKNAFYDLVKKSVSFDVTKTQFMEKIRALKKKFENNLGRCKKKGKDPSFSKAHDRKAFDLAKLVWGDNGIMALEPLSAVKSKKVEHAVKKQEEPAVKKQEFVPIVDLVARFGVDDLAAKQGWSRLSSEDKERFEEQWKALQLKEFKFYSQKSGFIHEVVTKMAEASRPDH, encoded by the coding sequence ATGAGTGGGAAACTTCTCAAGAAGTTGGAAGATCCGCCGATTGCATCTTCTTCAAGCGAAGAAGAAGACGACGAAGATGCCGTAGCCAACTCTTCCTCGGAAGAAGAAGAAGAAACCGATTCCGAAACCGAAGCCGAGCCGGTCGCGAAGCCGCTTGCGAAACCTCCAGCAGATTCCAGAAAGGTTGAAACTTCCTCAAAGCCCGAGACCAAGAAGAAGCGATCTAGTGAGGCAGATGAAGGCGAAGAAGCAAAGAGGGTCAAGAGGGTTTCAGGGGAAGACGACCACAAAAAGAGTAAGGGAGAGGAGACTAAGAAAAGCTGTTTCCAAAGAGTTTGGACCGAAGAAGACGAGATTGCTGTCTTGCAAGGGATTATCGACTATAAAAACGAAACTGGGTCAAGCCCTTATGATGACAAGAACGCTTTTTATGATCTTGTGAAGAAATCTGTAAGCTTTGATGTTACTAAAACTCAGTTTATGGAGAAGATTAGAGCTTTGAAGAAGAAGTTTGAGAACAATCTTGGTAGATGCAAGAAGAAAGGAAAGGATCCGTCTTTTTCCAAAGCTCATGATCGCAAGGCGTTTGATTTGGCAAAGCTGGTTTGGGGAGATAATGGGATCATGGCTCTTGAACCATTGTCAGCTGTCAAGTCAAAGAAAGTTGAGCATGCTGTGAAGAAGCAAGAGGAGCCTGCTGTGAAGAAGCAAGAGTTTGTTCCCATTGTTGATTTAGTAGCTCGTTTTGGTGTGGATGATCTTGCTGCTAAACAAGGTTGGAGCAGGCTTTCATCCGAGGACAAGGAGAGATTCGAGGAGCAATGGAAAGCGTTGCAGCTTAAGGAATTCAAGTTCTACTCTCAAAAGAGCGGTTTCATTCATGAAGTGGTAACAAAGATGGCTGAAGCCTCTCGGCCAGACCATTAG